Part of the Candidatus Chlorohelix allophototropha genome, CAGCCAGTTAAGCTGGATAGTTAGCTTACCGATTTCAGCGTAAAGTTTTTCTTTTTCTTTGTCGTGTTGCTCATTGATGGCTGCCAGATGCTTCTGAAACTGGGCTTCATCTGCAAAATTAGCAGGCATCGCCGTTAATGCTGCTTCGCGCCAGCGTCTCAACTGGGTGGGATGAACCCCATGTTTCGAAGCAATCTGGGTTAGAGTTTGCTCCTCTTTGAGGAGTTCCTGGACAATTTGAGCCTTAAAAGTCGGCGAGTATTTCTTTCTGGGTGTAGTCATAGTTTTTAGTATACACCTTCCTTAATCCTCACCGATTGTCCGGATTTGCTACGCCATTATACTGTATCCCCCTTACCAGAGCAAGAAAATGGTAAAAGCGGTTCAGGAAGGTGGGCGATATGTTGAATACCTAGAAGCGCGAGCACCTTATGGGCATGATTCTTTCCTAATAGAATCAGAACAGCAAACTTCCGCAATCAAGAAATTCCTTGAGCGTTTAGCTTGAGGAGGCAGTTATGGAAGGATAGAGAAATCCATTATTCTGTATACCAGTCCTGAACAATTAAAACCCATGTATTTTAATCTTACATAAGTTGATAAGCATACTTATAAAACAATCTTAAAACCTATTGACACTAGTTGGGACATTTGCTAAACTTTCACCATCAAAAAGTTGATGCCGAAAATATTCTGAATTTTTATAACTCTTGCGATCTGTTTTTAAGATGGCAATAGCCAAAAATTTGGGTGACGTGAGAAAAAAATAAAGAGCTGACTGGAAAACTGGAGGCTCACTTGTGACAACTAAAAGTCATAAGTGAGCCTTTTTCGATAAAAAAAGGAACCTGATACATCAGTTACAAGTTAAGGTTTTTCTGGCTTTGTCAAATCTTTAGCAGTGTTAGGAAAGCCAGCAAAAGAACACTTTGTCCAATTTTCGATACTACTAGCAGGTGGGAAAAAGTATTTTTAGCACCTGCTGTAGTGGTTTACGGACAAAATTAGTCCGTAAAGATTATCATTCTGAGGGCAACGAAGAAACTTTTGTTGTTAATCAGAGCCTTCATTTCGTTCAGGATGACAAAATTGGTGCAAAATTGGTCTGAAAATCTATCTTTTTTGCTTGACAAGCCTTTAGATTCCTTAACTTGTTTTGCTACCGTACAGAAAAGAAGTTCTAGTGGGAAGTAGGTGATTGGCAATATGGTAAACTTTCAATCTAACGCCAATTAGACAAAGAAAGGAATACCAATGAGTGACAATCACCGCCGCTATAGTGCCATAAAAGCCGGAATGCTGCAATTCTTTGAGAAAGCCCCGACTGGTAGGCAAGCACAATACCTTAAGGTGTTAATAGCGATGGTTAGTGGACTGGTAGGCGCACGAAACGCTCAACTGTCCGCCATAGCCAGCAAAGTTCCCAGTCAGGCTAAACGGGAAAGCCAAATCAAGCAGTTTAGCCGGCTAATCCAAAATGAACGGGTAGACCATGCCAGTTTCTTTGCTCCCTTTGCCAGGGCGCTACTTGCCTCACTAGCACATATCACCGTGGTATTGGCAATAGATGGAAGTACGGTAGGTCAAGGTTGTATGGCATTAATGGTGAACGTAGTCTACCAGGGACGGGCTTTACCTCTCGGCTATCTAGTGGTGAGGGGCAAAAAGGGTCATCTGAAGGAGCAATGTCATCTGGAATTGATAAAACAGGTGCAGCCCTTAATCCCAACTCACACCAAGGTGGTGCTGGTAGGGGATGGTGAGTTTGACGGTCAACTCTTTCTAAGTCAGTTGCAAGGATATGGTTGGCACTATGTATGTCGCACCGCCAAAAATAGCTGGGTGTGGCTGGGCGATGTTCGCACTAGTTTTGGTGGTTTAGCCTTGATACCTGGCTCTTTAGTCGAGATAAACGACACGGTTTTTACTAAAGCCGAATATGGACTTATTACAGCGTTAGGCTGGTGGCAAAAGGGTTACGACGAGCCGATATATTTGCTCACTAATTTTGAGTTAGGCAATGAAGCCTTGTGGTACTATCGGCAACGCTTTAGGATTGAGACATTCTTTTCGGATAGCAAAAGTCG contains:
- a CDS encoding IS4 family transposase → MSDNHRRYSAIKAGMLQFFEKAPTGRQAQYLKVLIAMVSGLVGARNAQLSAIASKVPSQAKRESQIKQFSRLIQNERVDHASFFAPFARALLASLAHITVVLAIDGSTVGQGCMALMVNVVYQGRALPLGYLVVRGKKGHLKEQCHLELIKQVQPLIPTHTKVVLVGDGEFDGQLFLSQLQGYGWHYVCRTAKNSWVWLGDVRTSFGGLALIPGSLVEINDTVFTKAEYGLITALGWWQKGYDEPIYLLTNFELGNEALWYYRQRFRIETFFSDSKSRGFRLERSHLSEPDRLGRLLLVACLAYLWLVYLGTVSIVEGWDKIIHRTDRCDLSLFSLGLALLDHFVNLSMPIPVAFIPFSLELI